The following nucleotide sequence is from Carassius auratus strain Wakin unplaced genomic scaffold, ASM336829v1 scaf_tig00026059, whole genome shotgun sequence.
TCTtcttttaaacttaaataatGTTCCTGTAAATAAAGAAGTGTGTTGTGAGTGATCTGAAGAGATTATTACATGgcagtatatttgtagcatattttatttgtgtattgaTTGCTTGATAACTCAGAGATTCAGCACTAGttattttcttcatcatttgtTCCTCTGAACTCTCATGATCTTGATCTGATTGTCATGTCCAGGTCCTGATGAGCATCTGATCGTCTTCAGAGACACAAAGATCTCAGTGTTGAGCTGTTCAtctgcagtctgtcagagaagagaggaaagatgagtctctcacacaaacagaggtaagactgagtctgcTATTACAGAAGTTTTAACACTTTTCAACAAGCAGAGTTTTATCTCACTGTTGtcattagtgttgtcaaaagacccggtacttcggtaccaagtcggtactaaaaacgatttccgcgaagcagaaaacgaggacagaatctcaaaatccagtcatgaaaataatgaaactatgaaaatatggacagtcacgtaattagtcaaagttagcataaattaatcaaatcaaatctccatatggaccagtatctgtaaatgttaagccgcaaaagttgtttgaaatgtgaatctgtgttctgcgcgtctctgtgtgaattaatgaatggcagagacgtgcgggtttgtttactacatagactgaagcgcatgacgcttgtatTGTGTCACTATTGCTAGAGAAGATATAAAAGAGGAAGGTGAGAGAAGTGAGATGACTGAGACTGAGGAGAATGAAGGTGAATGTGACACAATGTTAGAAATGAAGCTTGTGTGTTACATGAGGATGCTACTGATGTGACAGAAGAGATCTTGGACTCTACTGTGATGGAAGGggacttttcgctcttttttttttttttcttttttacattgcaGTATACATTGTAGATAATTTTTTGAATTTATGAAATTGATTGTatcaaaactttaaaaatgttcccACTCtcttctttgtgtcattagtgtaagatcagactcacatgtgtccagctctgtgtctgtgaagagtgactgcTCAAAAGAAGGTGTGCCACCAGAATTCAGTGAAGAAACACCATCAGCTACTGAAAggtatttcatgttttttgtaTTATGGCACTAGCTAATTTCTCCACTGGGATATCTGtgatagaaattaaataaaatcataaatcaaagaacaaTATCTGCTTTCCTTTTTAATGAAGTCAGTCTGGAGCTTCTTTCCAGTAATACAGTTACACAAGCAGCAGCAAGAAGGAATAAATTCCCCATAGAGACAGGAATATGTCTTTCCATCTTTCTGTTATTAGTGTCAATAGTTTTTTCCTTCTAGGACAGAAAAACTTACATTTGTACTTGAGTAGAACCTTCTCTTTAACAGAATTAACTTATAATTGCAGCATTAACAGCTGAAGTTTGCTCTTTGTGTTTGATAAAGTAGCAAGAGATTTATCAAATATATTGCCTTaaccacatttaattttattctccATTTTAACAGTCTGCATTATGAGACATTAGACTCAGACTTCCAGATTAACAGGAACCACAAGAATTTCACAGACAAACTCCAAGGAATCTTCCAggtgataaaatatttaattaaagattatatttataacaaataaattggTTATTGGACaatgtttcttgtttctttttatatatatatcagtgatgcgcgggttgatccgaAATGAGCCGGTGCCTGGGGTCACCCGTGGTCACctgcggttacgagtcatccaaaaatatttttaatgatactcaggtcgcggtcggtcgggtcatttgaaataaagatgccaaataaacctttttaatttatatagtactagacacaatttagaaatacataggcctacactttattggctgaataactggcgcgatTATAGAGTGACCATCTGTCCCGCTTTACGTTGtactgtacagcaattttaccctttgtcccaCCTCACGCAAATTAAGCACCTGTGCCGCTTTTTCATTCAACCCTGCCTAATAAATACTTAGGCtactgttaacttatgtccaatagttcagaggagagcaataaaatCTTTAGTCGACTCGATAGGCTGAGTCGTGCATCAAccaaactgttgactggtgcacGAACGCCTTCTAAACATTGTCAACAAACTCAAATTGGAGAGTGCACATGCTGTGTTCGGGCAGGTTAAGCAGCCATGGCCAGTGTGGCCACGAaaaagatgcacttttaatagcgaatggactactcttggttaagacctgtCGATGgcgaagctttttttttttctgtgggacatggtggagaatacgacgtgaagcgacatggtgcatgtgagtaccacagagaaaaaagcacatcatcaagaaacatgcaaatcagtgcaatcgtttttcatttaaaccaaatgacccacaggctgacaaagtttgggctgcagaagtgacgagcatttatcatgccgtacatcacacacattcatatcgctCGACTGACTGCAGTAAGTTAGCTCCagtcatttttccagattctgaaatagctaagaaaaaagATGTAGAAACTTTGGTtgatattttgggtcaggtaGTGTCGGTGGgtttaaatagaaatatagccaatatattacagaaagcttgaaatgtctacttttaaacaaaaatcttCAAACCAAAAtgaataggctactctctgatgatgtaatccatatgaaatgtgcatttctctctggcgttcatgccGAGTCCGCATCGTccacttcatctttgcagcgacacagaaaacaccagtttattactaaacaattaaatgtctccttgctaatttagacacattcataatcattactttaaccgatatttgtggcaagctttatgtgtgcggtcataacttattatcctgtaggctatagcctatttaagtaattaatataAAGGTTCGACGCATTAACTACTTAAAAAAATGCGGGGCAGGAAGCGGGTTGGGTAcaatattttagttttcgttttttgtggtccgagttgcgggcaggttagttgaaaacgtcggtCTGGTGCGGGTTGTTTACACATTGACCCAACGCATAActgagagagagatttatttatttactttacttaCTGATTATATAATTTGGACCAAATGAAAGTGGATTTGGTAtaattttgttctttgtttgtaggatcttgagagcaaaataatgaaatttctaaagaaagaactggaaaagtttaagaaaatattacaaaaagagaacTTGCAGtactttgtgaaggactttaatgagaacagatgcagtatgaaagaagcagctcttgatctcacgctctacttcctgagagagatgaagcaagatgaagctgctgatactcTAGAAGGTAAGAGACTCTGATCGCTGCTTCGAGCGCTGTGTcagtctgttttcttttcaaCAATCACTGCTATGACTCACAGGAAGATCATTTGCTGTTCATATGCCTCTCATATTATCATCATAACCTGTCTCTTCCAACTACAGACTTCTTTTAGTCTTCCACATTCTGTTCTGTACACAACAAACCCAAAGACTAAAcattcttttatttctgtttagacgagctggtcttcattcatcagctaaagtgtagcctaaagaagaagtatcaatgtgtgtttgaaggaattgcaaagcaaggagactctacacttctgaagaacatctacacagatctctatatcactcagggttgtagtgaacaggtcaatactgaacatgaggtgagacagattgaagttgcttccagacgtcatgaatcacaggagatacaggttgagtgcaaacatttgtttgaagcacctgaacaagacaagcagatcagaactgtactgacaaaaggagttgctggcatcggaaaatcagtctctgtgcagaagtttgttctggattgggccgaaggaaaagaaaatcaagatatcagcttcatatttcctcttccatttagagagatgaacttaaaagagcaagaaaaactaagtttgatggaccttataactcagtttttcccagagacaaaaggactgaaccttacaagaagaaatcaattcaaagtcttgttcattcttgatggattggatgaatgtcgacttcctgtaaactttaaggataatgagacgtggtctgatgtATCATCACCagtctctctggatgttctcctgacgaacctcatcaagggaaatcttcttccttctgctctcatctggatcaccagcagaccagcagctgccagtaagattcctcctgactgtatcgaccggatgacagagatacgaggattcaatgatgcacaaaaggaggagtacttcagaaaaagattcacggatgagaatcaggccaaagaaatcattgatcatgttaaacaatcaaagagtctctttatcatgtgccacatcccagtcttctgctggatttcagccactgttctccagaacattttaaagaagaagagatataatgttgtgaaaaacaatcaggctgctgatgtctccaaaacactgcaggagtcaaatactgaagacactcctaagactctgacacaaatgtacacacacttcctcagatttcagatccagcagagcagacgaaagtatgatggagaacatacaccagatgtttcctgggataaagatgccatcttttcactggggaaactggcatttgatcagctgaaaagaaacaatgtgatcttctatgacacagatctggaagaCTGTGGTATTAACGTCTATAAGGCTtcagtgtactcaggcatgtgtacccagatctttaaggaggaaacagggatcactcttggtaccatgtactgcttcgttcacttgagcattcaagagtttattgcagccctttatgcacatctgtttctagacatcaaaaataaatatgtgtttgATCAAGATTctacagaacagaaaaacaaaaatttcCTTCAGATCCTTCTTGGACAAtccaaaaaaaacatgattgatttgctcaagactgcagtggacaaggcactagagagtgataatggacatctggatctttttcttcgcttcctccttggtttgtcactccagtccaatcagagactcttacagggtctGTTGACACTGGAACATAGAAATGAGCAGAgcaaaaaggaaatagttcagtacatcaagcagaaattagagtctaatctgtctccagagagatccatcaatctgttctactgtctgaatgaactgaacgaccaaactctggtgaaagacattcaaacccaccttagcaaaggaagtctctcatctgctgatctttcacctgcccagtggtctgctttggtctttgtgttgatgacatcagaggaggagctggaggagtttgagcttcagaaattcaagaaatcagacgagtgtctcattagattatcagcagtcatcaaaacctgcaaaagagctctgtaagttatttaatatatcgtgtcatgttttgttctcatcttaaaATTACATGAATCTACATTGATACATAGCAGGCTTGGACACCACAATTTATAGTGATAATTAACCATACACCAGTTATAAGTAGGGATAGGCCTCACGATACGATATTATCACGATACTTGTGTCAATATATTGAGATATTCTGAGATTCTGAGGTCTCTTCCGGGTCTATTGTGAGCGCGACTGTTGTGACTGTTGACGTACAGTGTGAagtagtaatttttattttataattttcattttttcctgaaataaccctttcatattaatttcaacatttactaattcattattaaaatcaacagttgtgctagttaacagttaatgcactcttaataaacataaactaataatgaacaactgtattctcATTAACTAACTTTAAGAAAgactaataaatactgtaatgtattgttcattgtttgtttgtgttaaacattaatggaaccttattgtaaactgataacttaatattaataatcaataaatacttttttatccaCTTCAATGTAACAGAATCAGTTATAAGTTGTtggatttatttataaaaaattttttggaCTATCTAAATGATTATAGTTCTACAAAGTTCTTATTATCAGTTCACGGCATATAGATATAACATGTtaccttacatttacatttattcatttagcagacgcttttatccaaagcgacttacagatgaagacagtggaagcaatcaaaaataacaaaaagagcaatgatatataagtgctataacaagtctcagttaggttaacacagtacacgtagcatgggattttacataatataataaataaacagaaaacagatagaataaaaaataataaaaaagaatagagcaagctagttagaggtctttacacatacacacacacatacatatacaattgcataataaatgaaaagaaaatagaatacaaaaagattagaaaggtagttagatgtttttaaagaatagaattagaatagtgagtgttaaagttagagggtcaaataaagatggaagagatgtgttttaagccgattcttgaagatggctaaggactcagctgctcggattgagttggggagttcattcctcCAGAAGGGAACATGTTACAGCACAGTATCGCTACTGCAAACAGGAGCAagattttttttgccatttttcctATTGCCAagacctatttctctcaaatattgttcacaaatctgtcttaatctgtgttagtgagcacttctttttctatttgctgagataatccatccacctaacaggtgtggcatatcaagatgctgatttgaCAGCATGATCAGCCTTTAGGCCCTTTCCCACTGTGATTCTGGCAAATACACGGgaaatgtgtcccggcaattgttgcACTTGTTGCTAGATTTTGCGCTTTCACActaccagtgattacccggaatatgtgcgtgcattcacacacaacccctaaaggtcccgtaaagacatgtgacatcagggtgtgacgtgtaatgtatgagtcgaaaacgctaggcacgttaacgtTCACTTAAAATggcgatctcagcttcagcgccgaaagtgaggaactaactgatctctgcttcattacaatttgcaaattttttagtagcgaacattgatctgccttcaaaacacctggtaaaagagtcacgtgatatcgtgcgtcatcactacgacacaccctttacagcattagttctgacttttgttcacacagagctcattccgggactgaacccggcaatgttcctaGGTCCCTAACCCTggatcaatcccgggacatgtttgcgttcacacagaaggcgacccggaaATTTACTGGGTCCAATGtttagtgtgaaaggggctttaggctGGCCACagtaaaaggccactctaaaatgtgcagtttactGTATTGATGGTTCGAGGGGGgtgtccgaaaaccagtcagtatctggtgtgaccaccatttgcctcatgcagtgctACACATCTCCATCTGATAACTTTCCGCGTTCCCGTCATCTTTATTTCAGAAGGTGACCCAGCTGactttaccagaaaaaaaaaaaaaaaactcaacaccaGCATCTAGTTGATTTGTCaagaaattgattttataactcTACCAAGTAGTATACTAAAAGATCCGTATTGCTGCGGAAAACATTGCTATACTATACCGTATGGTTATAACCCCTAGTTATAAGTATATATCTCTTTTAGGGTGAAGTCTAAACAATttcttgaactttttttttttcctttaaaactgCAGTCCTTTGGAATTAAAGTGCAATGCTGGTTTATTAGATTTACATgggttttatgtaaaaatatctcttttcagcaaaacaagctgtttagtTACAGCACATGATGTTATTATAAAAGTTGTTTCTACTCCAATATTCAGTTCAACTTCTGCTATAAAGGAGATATACACTTGCATAAccttaatgcataaattattaaccTCCAGATTCTCCACCTCAATACACTCATCCAGATAATAGAGcagcacttttaaatatataactcattgccattaatgatataagcctattattcatttacatattttattaagttttatttgaatcaatttgaatcaatacaattctaatatatatgcagtgtattggtataaattatttttttgtatttaacaaatgtattacatgtatctaactctgtgatttgatttatttctcttgtaggctaaatgattgtggcttaacagacaaaagctgtccagttctggcttcagttcttggatcagataccaatctgaaagagctgaacatgaacaataataatctgcaggattcaggagtgaagctactCTGCACTGGCCTGGATAATATAAATTGCAAATTAGAGATACTGAGGTAAGTTTTGTGACAATCATTAGTGTTTTGTTCATTCAAATTTGGACAAATTGCAGGCTTTAATTTCAGCATAAACTCCACATTTCAGGCCCCTCATTTACCAACAGTGCATatgcacagatgtgtgtgtaacgagtgcgGAAGAACAGTCTCATGCAAAGTTAGGGATCTTCCATCTTGTACTTTAACAtaggaatgtgtgtaaatataagcaCAACTCTGAGCATGCTTAAGCAGAGAATCTAGTGCTAGAATggcaatactacaaaaagaaagtgctactgtgtgtttcctgtgtcctttaattgcaaatactacatttataaatgaatatttcaagttagatgagatatttagtcttgtttatccccccaggaaacaagactaaatgtatttttgcttatatatagtaaatgcatcttgatgatttaaagtaaaaacaagacaaaaataatatatatatataataatatactttttgcGTGCAGCTGGGAAGTCATTTGAAATGTAGCTTTAGTGTCATGACTGATCTTGCTTTGCTGGAGGATTCTGCAAACCATGCTCTGTgcagaaa
It contains:
- the LOC113078586 gene encoding NLR family CARD domain-containing protein 3-like, producing the protein MSLSHKQSVRSDSHVSSSVSVKSDCSKEGVPPEFSEETPSATESLHYETLDSDFQINRNHKNFTDKLQGIFQDLESKIMKFLKKELEKFKKILQKENLQYFVKDFNENRCSMKEAALDLTLYFLREMKQDEAADTLEDELVFIHQLKCSLKKKYQCVFEGIAKQGDSTLLKNIYTDLYITQGCSEQVNTEHEVRQIEVASRRHESQEIQVECKHLFEAPEQDKQIRTVLTKGVAGIGKSVSVQKFVLDWAEGKENQDISFIFPLPFREMNLKEQEKLSLMDLITQFFPETKGLNLTRRNQFKVLFILDGLDECRLPVNFKDNETWSDVSSPVSLDVLLTNLIKGNLLPSALIWITSRPAAASKIPPDCIDRMTEIRGFNDAQKEEYFRKRFTDENQAKEIIDHVKQSKSLFIMCHIPVFCWISATVLQNILKKKRYNVVKNNQAADVSKTLQESNTEDTPKTLTQMYTHFLRFQIQQSRRKYDGEHTPDVSWDKDAIFSLGKLAFDQLKRNNVIFYDTDLEDCGINVYKASVYSGMCTQIFKEETGITLGTMYCFVHLSIQEFIAALYAHLFLDIKNKYVFDQDSTEQKNKNFLQILLGQSKKNMIDLLKTAVDKALESDNGHLDLFLRFLLGLSLQSNQRLLQGLLTLEHRNEQSKKEIVQYIKQKLESNLSPERSINLFYCLNELNDQTLVKDIQTHLSKGSLSSADLSPAQWSALVFVLMTSEEELEEFELQKFKKSDECLIRLSAVIKTCKRAL